The Pelagovum sp. HNIBRBA483 sequence TCTTCCGGCACCATCGCCGGAACAGGGCTTAAACAGGTATCTTCAGGAAATTCGGAAGTTCCCGATGTTGGAACCCGAAGAGGAATACATGCTGGCCAAGCGCTGGGTGGATCATGAGGATTCCGGCGCGGCGCATAAGCTTGTCACCAGCCATTTGCGGCTCGCGGCGAAGATCGCCATGGGCTATCGCGGCTATGGATTGCCGCAGGCTGAGGTGATCTCGGAGGCGAATGTGGGCCTGATGCAGGCGGTGAAGCGGTTTGACCCAGAAAAGGGCTTCCGCCTTGCGACCTATGCGATGTGGTGGATCCGTGCCTCTATTCAGGAATATATCCTGCGTTCGTGGAGCCTCGTGAAAATGGGTACCACCAGCGGCCAGAAGAAGCTGTTCTTCAATCTGCGCAAGGCAAAGGCGCGAATCGGGGCGCTGGAAGAGGGTGATTTGCGCCCTGAGAACGTCAAACAGATCGCGCATGATCTGGGCGTGACCGAGGAAGAAGTGATCTCGATGAACCGGCGGATGTCGGGCGGGGATGCATCGCTCAACGCCACGATCGGCAGCGAAGATGACGGTACAGCGCAATGGCAGGACTGGTTGCAGGACGAGGATGCCGACCAAGCGAACGACTATGCGGAGCGCGACGAGATGGATGCGCGCCGCGAGTTGCTGGCCGAGGCGATGGACGTGCTCAACGAGCGCGAGCGGGATATCCTCGTGCAGCGGCGGCTGTCAGAAGAAAGCATCACCCTTGAAGACCTGAGCGCGCAATACAGCGTGAGCCGCGAGCGTATCCGGCAGATCGAGGTACGGGCTTTTGAGAAGCTGCAAAAGCGGATGCAGGAGCTCGCGCTTGAAAAGGGTATGCTCGAAAACGCCTGATAGGTGAAAAAGTTCAGTTTGCAGCCCCGGCCGGAGAGTCTCCGCGCCGGGGTTTCTTTTGTGAAAAGTATGTTTTCGCGCCAAGGGGAGGCGGAAAGCACTGCTTTGGTGATAATTATTAACTATTCTTTTGGGGTAACGGGTGTTTCTTTGGGCTCTGCAATATTCCTCAGAGATACGCGGTTAGCCGGAGGGGAGTAAGACATCCTCAAAGCTTCGGGCCTATAGAATGCTCATCTTACAAAGGTGAGCCATGAACCGTTTCTTCAAAATTGCCGCGATCGCGTGTGCTGCATCGGCCCTGCTGCCGATGGGTGCGTATGCCGCAGGCGAGCAGGAAGAAAGCTTGGTCATGCAGCTTGCCGCTGGTTCCGTCGTTGTAAGCGGTGCCGAGATGCCTTCGCTTTACGTTGATGCTGACGACGCGGTTCTGGTGATGGACGGCGCGATGGCGGTTGCGGGCTTTGATCCGGTGTTTGACGCGATGCCCGAGAACGCAATCCTTCTGGACGGCGTGGGCAATGATCTCAGCGTATCCTTTGCGGGGCCGCTTGGGCAGTTGAGCATGGGTGTTTCCGGCGCGGACAACATCCTTGATATTGCCGTGGGTGTTGAGGGGCAGGTTGCCATCAACGTTCTGGGCGACGAAAACGCGATCCGGCTTATCCAGCACTAAGAGCTGCGCCGACTCGGACGGGCAGGGCGCTCACTCCAAAGTTGCATTCAAAATGATCCTTACCTTAAGGGTGGTCCTATTTTGGGGATACTAAACCTTAGGTTTACCAATCATTGGTCTGTTTATACCTTCGGTTTTTGCTAAGTCGCGTATTGCGATAAAGTTATTGTTCTGTATCAGTAACTTACGTTAAATTCAGCAAATAATATACTTTCGGGTATTTGTATTATATTTTTAGTCTTTATATGCGCTTAAGTGTAATAACGATATTCAGTCGTAGAGCAGAATTTATTAGAAGGAAGAGTAGCCATGACGATGAGGCTACAGGTTTTGAGCGGAGCGGCAACGGTTGCGTTGGCCGTGGTTGGGAATGCGGCTTTTGCGGATTCCTTTTCTGTCAGCAGCAACTCGATTGCGGTTACGCAGGGCGCAAGCGCTGGCGATACTGATTTTCTGACGCAGTTTTACTGGGTAATGCAGGGCAATTCGAGCGCACTGCCGGGCTATCAGGAGTTTTTCTCCGAAATTTATACCGGAGAGAGCGTCGTCGGTACCGGCTTTGGCGGTGTGGGCAACAAGGTGTCGTTTGATGTGCTGGGCACGAAAAACGCGGCCTCTGTGAGCCAGTCGGGTAATTATAATGAGATTGCCACCGACCAGAGCGGCGAGAGCAACACGATCTGGGCTTTGCAGTCGGGCAATGACGCGACCGGAACCATCATGCAATCCGGCGGTGCAGGCAACCTTGCCGCGCTGGCGCAGATCGGCACGGTGAGCGAGGAAAACGGCACCTACACATTCGGCGCTGACGGTGTCTCCTTCGCGGATATGTACCAGACGGGTAATTTCAACATCGCGACGCTGACGCAGCTGGGCAATGCTGGCCTTTCTAGCGCTGTGCTGACGCAGTCGGGCGATGCGAACAATATCTCGGTTATTCTGGGCGCGGGCGGCACCTCCTCCGTCGGTGCCTTCGATGCCAATAACCCGCTCTTCGACACCAATCTGCTGATCGAGCAGTCGGGCGACGAAAACAACGTTGTGATGACAGCCGCCGACGGCATGGCCAGCGCGACGATCCGGCAGAATGG is a genomic window containing:
- the rpoH gene encoding RNA polymerase sigma factor RpoH; this translates as MSNYANLPAPSPEQGLNRYLQEIRKFPMLEPEEEYMLAKRWVDHEDSGAAHKLVTSHLRLAAKIAMGYRGYGLPQAEVISEANVGLMQAVKRFDPEKGFRLATYAMWWIRASIQEYILRSWSLVKMGTTSGQKKLFFNLRKAKARIGALEEGDLRPENVKQIAHDLGVTEEEVISMNRRMSGGDASLNATIGSEDDGTAQWQDWLQDEDADQANDYAERDEMDARRELLAEAMDVLNERERDILVQRRLSEESITLEDLSAQYSVSRERIRQIEVRAFEKLQKRMQELALEKGMLENA